Proteins from a single region of Candidatus Cloacimonadota bacterium:
- a CDS encoding replication-associated recombination protein A gives MNKKVDIFSDKEKQKELKPLADRIRPNTLDGFIGQTNIAGPGKILSKSIKHGRIFSMILWGPPGTGKTTLARIIANHSDAKFYQLNAVASGVKDVRKVIKIGKNRHQRGEATILFIDEIHRFNKAQQDALLRAVENGNIILIGATTENPSFEVIAPLLSRCRVLRLDSLSDQDLESILDNALHNDIILKEMEINFEDDSRNFLINSIGGDARKLLNALETAIDMADEKDGKIQITRAILKEALQDRTRLYDKKADYHYDTISAFIKSVRGSDPDAALYWMCVMLDGGEDPLFIARRLIILASEDIGNANPSALMIAQDGYNAVHSVGMPEAEIILSQVTTYLASSPKSNASYMALQRAKQAVKKNSTHNVPLHLRNAPTKLMEKKGSGKNYKYPHDHKDHFVNEHYFPEDMPTQKFYKPTRLGRESRIKDRLQHFWPKRYKSNSHDQDD, from the coding sequence ATGAATAAAAAAGTTGATATTTTTTCAGATAAGGAAAAACAAAAGGAACTTAAGCCTCTGGCTGATAGAATTCGTCCTAATACTCTGGATGGATTCATTGGGCAAACCAATATAGCGGGCCCGGGTAAGATTCTATCTAAAAGTATTAAACACGGTCGCATTTTTTCGATGATTCTATGGGGACCTCCTGGAACTGGTAAAACCACCCTGGCTCGAATAATTGCCAACCATTCTGATGCCAAATTTTATCAACTCAATGCTGTGGCATCCGGAGTCAAGGATGTTCGCAAAGTTATCAAAATAGGCAAAAATCGACATCAGAGAGGTGAGGCAACCATATTATTTATCGATGAAATTCACCGCTTTAATAAAGCCCAGCAGGACGCGCTTCTCCGTGCTGTTGAAAATGGTAATATCATTTTAATAGGAGCAACTACTGAGAATCCTTCTTTTGAAGTTATCGCACCTTTGCTCTCCCGCTGTCGGGTTTTGCGATTGGATTCTCTCAGCGATCAGGATCTGGAATCTATTCTTGATAATGCTCTTCATAATGATATCATTCTGAAGGAAATGGAAATAAATTTTGAAGACGATTCCAGAAACTTTTTGATTAATTCAATTGGCGGAGATGCCCGCAAATTATTGAATGCTCTGGAAACAGCTATTGATATGGCTGATGAAAAAGACGGCAAAATACAGATAACTCGTGCGATTTTGAAGGAAGCGCTTCAGGACAGAACCCGATTATATGATAAAAAAGCTGATTATCATTATGATACGATTTCTGCATTTATAAAAAGTGTGCGAGGTAGTGATCCTGATGCTGCTCTTTACTGGATGTGCGTTATGCTGGATGGAGGCGAGGATCCACTTTTTATTGCCCGGCGTTTAATAATTTTGGCAAGTGAAGATATTGGTAATGCCAATCCTTCAGCCTTGATGATCGCTCAGGATGGCTATAATGCTGTTCACTCCGTTGGAATGCCGGAAGCCGAGATTATTTTATCTCAGGTTACAACCTACCTGGCCTCTTCTCCAAAAAGCAATGCTTCCTACATGGCCCTCCAAAGAGCCAAACAGGCAGTCAAAAAAAATAGTACTCACAATGTCCCCCTCCATCTTCGTAATGCTCCAACAAAACTCATGGAGAAAAAAGGGTCCGGAAAAAATTATAAATATCCACATGACCATAAAGATCATTTTGTCAATGAACACTATTTCCCCGAGGATATGCCAACCCAAAAATTTTACAAGCCAACCCGATTGGGACGGGAATCCCGCATCAAAGACAGGCTCCAGCATTTTTGGCCTAAAAGATATAAAAGTAATTCCCATGATCAGGACGACTAG
- a CDS encoding T9SS type A sorting domain-containing protein, with protein sequence DYSTQNTNLAFVFASDRGYSTPDDPSLTGLLIDNIVVYDNQNPEDTLYTNYGNVDVRSLRTGYGATSNWLSLENSPGTIEAGGDYNLTINCDAANLTPGNYSSQLNIELSDASSSVQVLPVNFTVTENNENIISNDKPENFTLMGNYPNPFNASTKIKYYLPEAGNVELMIYNLQGQKIYQAEEQYKGSGYRMMHWNGTDLNGHSIGTGVYIYKVQFENQSFQSGKLLLMK encoded by the coding sequence GACTATTCCACCCAAAATACTAATCTTGCTTTTGTATTTGCCTCTGATCGAGGCTACAGTACTCCTGATGATCCTTCATTGACTGGACTTCTTATCGACAATATCGTTGTTTATGATAATCAAAATCCTGAAGATACTCTCTATACTAACTATGGGAATGTTGATGTCAGGAGTTTACGAACAGGATATGGTGCCACTTCAAATTGGTTATCTTTGGAAAATAGCCCGGGGACAATAGAAGCAGGCGGAGATTATAATCTAACTATCAACTGTGATGCTGCCAATCTGACACCGGGAAATTATAGCAGCCAACTTAATATTGAACTCAGTGATGCCAGTAGCAGCGTCCAGGTTCTGCCTGTCAATTTTACTGTAACGGAAAATAATGAAAATATAATTAGTAATGATAAACCCGAAAATTTCACCCTTATGGGAAATTATCCCAATCCCTTTAATGCCAGTACAAAAATTAAATATTATTTACCTGAAGCCGGGAATGTAGAATTAATGATTTACAATCTGCAGGGTCAGAAAATCTATCAGGCTGAGGAACAATATAAAGGTAGTGGTTACAGAATGATGCACTGGAATGGAACCGATCTTAATGGACACAGCATAGGCACCGGAGTTTATATCTACAAAGTTCAGTTTGAAAATCAATCCTTTCAATCAGGCAAATTGCTTTTGATGAAATAA